A single genomic interval of uncultured Sphaerochaeta sp. harbors:
- a CDS encoding BrnT family toxin, translating to MGRTIVSDDGCFEWDEEKAIGNWKKHGIHLEKAMVVFFDPQRIEFYDTSHSVFEDRYITVGNASRSNVLLVVICSAEKNGRTRLISARRASKIEEGLYYVR from the coding sequence ATGGGGCGTACAATAGTGAGTGATGATGGATGTTTTGAATGGGATGAAGAAAAGGCCATAGGAAACTGGAAAAAACATGGGATTCACTTGGAAAAAGCTATGGTAGTTTTCTTTGATCCACAAAGAATCGAATTTTATGACACATCACATTCTGTTTTTGAAGATCGGTATATCACTGTAGGCAATGCCTCTAGGAGTAATGTGTTATTAGTGGTTATCTGCTCGGCAGAAAAAAACGGTAGGACGAGGTTGATCTCAGCACGTCGTGCCTCAAAGATTGAAGAAGGATTATACTATGTCAGATAG
- a CDS encoding Crp/Fnr family transcriptional regulator yields the protein MKPYQVPETLIDNFAQFASHYADISPAELKPMIQHLPIAYFKKGTVLIRQGDPVTQCFFMLQGCARKYAVNEEGKEITSDFITEYQSIAILTSKDSPYFVTCLEDSVMIVGDLDQQSDEFDTYPVFAEITRRMMEESLGKMHDEYTAFISMGPEDRVKRLMQTRMDLFARVPQHQLASYIGITAESLSRIKRRLAESSLV from the coding sequence ATGAAACCATACCAAGTACCCGAAACATTGATTGATAATTTTGCACAATTTGCTTCTCACTATGCGGATATCTCTCCCGCTGAGCTAAAACCAATGATACAACATCTGCCAATAGCGTACTTCAAGAAAGGTACTGTGTTGATCAGGCAGGGAGACCCTGTAACTCAATGCTTTTTTATGTTGCAGGGATGCGCAAGGAAGTATGCAGTAAATGAGGAAGGAAAAGAAATTACCTCCGATTTCATTACAGAATATCAAAGCATCGCAATCCTCACTTCCAAGGACTCCCCCTACTTCGTTACATGTCTTGAGGATTCAGTCATGATTGTGGGTGATCTGGATCAACAATCAGATGAGTTTGATACATACCCTGTCTTTGCGGAAATAACAAGAAGGATGATGGAAGAGTCGCTTGGGAAAATGCATGATGAGTACACAGCCTTCATCAGTATGGGACCAGAGGACAGGGTCAAGAGACTTATGCAAACACGTATGGATCTGTTTGCGCGAGTCCCCCAACACCAACTTGCAAGCTATATCGGCATTACCGCTGAATCCTTGAGCAGGATCAAACGCCGCCTTGCTGAGTCCTCTCTTGTATGA
- a CDS encoding GNAT family N-acetyltransferase, with the protein MVVRAYRKTDIPRMRAIWNEVVKEGNAFPQTECLSDTKANSFFASQSFCGVAEDQGAIKGMYILHPNNIGRVGHIANASYAVDSRFQGQGVGRSLVQDSLSRLPRFGFQIMQYNAVVATNSAAIHLYESLGFQRLGIIHGGFLMPDGSYEDIIPMVYYVNAEA; encoded by the coding sequence ATGGTGGTAAGAGCGTACAGAAAGACTGACATTCCTAGGATGAGAGCCATCTGGAATGAGGTGGTTAAAGAAGGCAATGCCTTTCCCCAGACAGAATGCCTTTCCGATACAAAGGCAAACTCCTTCTTTGCGAGTCAGAGCTTCTGTGGTGTTGCAGAGGATCAGGGAGCCATTAAAGGAATGTATATCCTCCATCCAAACAATATCGGACGCGTTGGTCATATAGCCAATGCCTCGTATGCTGTGGATAGCAGGTTTCAAGGACAGGGGGTGGGAAGGTCCTTGGTTCAGGATTCCCTTTCCAGGTTGCCAAGGTTTGGTTTCCAGATCATGCAGTACAACGCAGTGGTTGCAACAAACAGTGCAGCAATTCATCTCTATGAATCACTCGGATTCCAAAGACTTGGCATCATTCATGGAGGATTTCTCATGCCTGATGGCTCCTATGAGGATATCATTCCCATGGTCTATTATGTGAATGCGGAGGCTTAA
- a CDS encoding secondary thiamine-phosphate synthase enzyme YjbQ: MKHYRKELFFHLPTRRGLVNITSDVQDAIDASGIKEGLVLINAMNITASVFINDDERGLHQDYERWLEKLAPEKPYSQYNHNGYEDNADAHLKRTIMGRETVCAITNGKLDFGTWEQIFYFEFDGKREKHALIKIIGE, encoded by the coding sequence ATGAAACACTATAGAAAAGAACTCTTTTTCCATCTCCCTACCAGAAGAGGATTAGTAAACATTACCAGTGATGTTCAGGATGCTATTGATGCAAGTGGTATCAAGGAAGGCTTGGTTTTGATCAATGCGATGAATATCACAGCCAGCGTATTCATAAACGATGATGAGCGTGGTCTGCATCAGGACTATGAACGTTGGCTCGAGAAACTGGCTCCTGAAAAGCCCTATTCCCAATACAATCACAATGGGTATGAGGATAATGCGGATGCTCACCTGAAGAGAACCATTATGGGAAGAGAGACGGTATGTGCCATCACAAACGGAAAACTTGATTTTGGGACCTGGGAGCAGATTTTCTACTTTGAGTTTGATGGGAAAAGAGAAAAACATGCCTTGATTAAGATCATAGGTGAATAA
- a CDS encoding response regulator transcription factor, whose translation MIYIVEDNPAIAETIQAYLQLSGYTTEVFGKCEGVIESLEYKHPRLCILDVMLPDGDGFLLAKQIHAKDESIPFIFLTARESESDRITGLELGSEDYIVKPFSPKELVLRVQAILRRVEQGGKQQSEGVQFLLDGHTLHLNEHTHEVILDGTLLSLTALEWKMLLLLAENSPQLITRQRLLGECLGYVHDGSDRTINTHMKNLRSKLGSVEWIKTVRGFGYAFAGNRKEI comes from the coding sequence ATGATATATATTGTTGAGGACAATCCAGCAATTGCAGAGACCATCCAAGCCTACTTGCAATTATCAGGGTACACCACCGAAGTATTCGGGAAGTGTGAAGGTGTGATTGAAAGCCTGGAATACAAACATCCCCGTCTTTGCATCCTTGATGTGATGCTGCCTGATGGGGATGGCTTTCTTCTGGCCAAGCAGATTCATGCTAAAGATGAGAGCATTCCATTCATATTCCTGACCGCTCGTGAATCAGAGAGCGACCGGATAACCGGTCTGGAACTCGGGTCAGAGGATTATATTGTAAAACCATTCAGTCCTAAGGAGCTGGTCCTGAGAGTCCAGGCAATACTTAGAAGAGTGGAGCAGGGAGGAAAACAACAGAGTGAAGGTGTCCAATTTTTATTGGACGGCCATACACTCCACCTCAATGAGCACACCCATGAAGTTATCCTTGATGGTACATTGCTCTCCCTTACGGCGCTTGAATGGAAGATGCTTCTTCTGCTTGCTGAGAACAGCCCCCAGTTGATCACCAGACAGCGCCTTTTGGGTGAATGCCTGGGGTATGTACATGACGGATCTGACAGAACGATCAACACCCATATGAAGAACCTGCGCTCAAAACTTGGGTCAGTTGAGTGGATCAAGACGGTAAGAGGATTCGGGTACGCATTTGCCGGGAATCGGAAGGAAATCTAG
- a CDS encoding BrnA antitoxin family protein, which translates to MKKREDKQNKSVKKIDFSDIPEMTDEQLAQLQPSHLRNPENFRPIKKKISIYVDADVLDHYKSKGKGYQTKINRVLRQGMLRETAPAYGKEHKSSDTDEES; encoded by the coding sequence ATGAAGAAAAGAGAAGATAAACAGAACAAGAGCGTCAAGAAAATCGATTTCTCTGATATCCCGGAGATGACTGATGAACAGTTGGCACAATTGCAGCCTTCTCATTTGCGTAATCCAGAGAATTTTCGCCCCATCAAAAAAAAGATCAGCATCTATGTCGATGCTGATGTGCTTGATCATTACAAGTCAAAAGGCAAAGGGTATCAAACAAAGATCAATCGGGTATTGCGGCAAGGGATGCTCAGGGAGACAGCTCCTGCCTACGGCAAGGAGCATAAATCAAGCGATACCGACGAAGAATCCTAA
- a CDS encoding L-threonylcarbamoyladenylate synthase, which yields MHTTMVPVSMLVQCTANNFTSASLLVVYTPQEHKSAEHYQKLYPAFPFIETEEPLTLLKEEKASYLLKENLTLTCYCPLSGVSTPYLTFHFHTLEDAFTYTRLYPNPAEDLPRLIEEDAKLLAEGKLVAFPTETVYGLGGDATNEEAVRGIFAAKERPFFDPLIVHIADFSQLDGLVAEVSDQAKALMEQFWPGPLTLVMKKHPQVADIVTAGSETVAVRMPANPLALALIKASGKPIAAPSANRFGYTSPTTAEHVREQLSGRIAAILDGGACTVGIESTVLALHTPIPTILRPGKIGIQELSPLLGEVAMAKQAGPTDTKMESPGLLESHYAPTTPLYLVDDVRQYQGCEDVGVLLSEDIGVSFKGPVAYISEDKDSEKAAMRLYWAIRKLDGMGLRFMVCSLLPEQGIGVAINNRLRKAATKKAQPSC from the coding sequence ATGCATACCACTATGGTACCTGTTTCCATGCTAGTACAATGTACTGCAAACAATTTTACCTCTGCAAGCTTACTGGTGGTGTATACACCACAAGAGCACAAGAGCGCAGAGCACTACCAGAAGCTCTATCCTGCCTTCCCCTTCATAGAAACTGAGGAGCCTTTAACACTCCTAAAAGAAGAAAAAGCGTCCTACCTGCTGAAAGAGAATCTGACTCTTACCTGTTACTGCCCACTCTCAGGTGTTTCTACTCCCTATCTCACCTTCCACTTTCATACCTTGGAAGATGCATTCACCTATACCCGTTTGTACCCAAATCCTGCTGAAGACCTCCCTCGCTTGATCGAAGAGGATGCAAAACTACTCGCTGAAGGAAAACTGGTAGCTTTTCCAACCGAGACTGTATATGGACTGGGCGGGGATGCCACCAACGAGGAAGCAGTCAGGGGCATATTCGCTGCCAAGGAACGACCTTTCTTCGATCCTCTCATTGTCCATATTGCTGATTTCTCGCAACTTGATGGCTTGGTCGCGGAAGTTAGCGACCAAGCAAAAGCCCTCATGGAACAATTTTGGCCCGGACCCCTTACCCTGGTGATGAAGAAACACCCCCAGGTAGCTGACATAGTTACAGCAGGAAGCGAGACAGTAGCGGTAAGAATGCCTGCAAACCCGCTTGCCCTGGCCCTGATCAAGGCAAGCGGTAAGCCAATTGCAGCCCCAAGCGCCAACCGGTTTGGATATACCAGCCCCACCACTGCCGAGCATGTAAGGGAGCAACTCTCAGGCAGGATTGCAGCAATCCTAGACGGAGGTGCCTGTACCGTAGGTATTGAATCAACAGTGCTTGCATTGCATACACCAATTCCCACCATTCTCAGACCCGGTAAAATTGGTATCCAGGAGCTTTCTCCTCTGCTTGGCGAGGTAGCCATGGCGAAACAAGCCGGTCCTACCGACACAAAGATGGAGAGCCCAGGATTGCTGGAATCACACTATGCCCCAACGACCCCTCTTTACCTGGTCGATGATGTTCGTCAGTACCAAGGATGTGAGGATGTGGGCGTATTACTGTCTGAGGATATTGGTGTTTCGTTCAAAGGCCCTGTGGCCTACATCAGTGAAGACAAGGACAGCGAGAAGGCTGCAATGCGGCTCTACTGGGCGATCAGAAAGCTAGATGGCATGGGACTTCGGTTCATGGTTTGTTCCCTGTTGCCTGAACAGGGAATTGGGGTTGCAATCAACAATCGATTGAGAAAGGCAGCAACGAAGAAAGCACAGCCTAGCTGTTGA
- a CDS encoding type II toxin-antitoxin system RelE/ParE family toxin, which translates to MAYQIRFEEQAKKELSALDNSVKIKILKFLRKLEDRKDPRSLEKPLTANLSRYWRYRVGNYRIICKIVDKEITILVLAVQHRSTVYKISKLI; encoded by the coding sequence ATGGCTTATCAGATCAGGTTTGAGGAGCAAGCTAAAAAGGAACTTTCTGCTTTGGATAACTCTGTAAAAATCAAGATATTGAAATTCTTAAGAAAACTGGAAGACCGAAAAGATCCAAGGTCGTTAGAAAAGCCTCTTACAGCTAACCTTTCACGTTATTGGAGGTATCGGGTTGGCAATTACCGAATCATTTGCAAAATAGTCGACAAGGAAATTACAATCCTGGTTCTTGCTGTTCAACATCGGAGTACAGTATACAAGATATCAAAATTAATCTGA
- a CDS encoding SDR family oxidoreductase, whose translation MEGKRFGSTLEGKLVVITGASKGIGKGLAEIIAFEGARVAIAARDIDALEQVAADIQEQGGECKAFKLDLRRVESIRDCFSRIEEEMGPIDVLVNNAGMGNPIPAEEITEEDWDWMMDLNLKGTFFCCQEAGKRMLSRKKGRIVNISSQASVVAIPHEAVYCASKGGLNMLTKVLAAEWSPSNITVNAVGPTFVYTPGTAERLDDPAFLEGVLDKIPRGRVATIDDVASAVLYLASDHADMVTGTLLLVDGGWTSL comes from the coding sequence ATGGAAGGAAAACGGTTTGGTTCTACCTTGGAAGGGAAATTGGTGGTAATAACTGGGGCGAGTAAAGGCATAGGCAAGGGCTTGGCAGAGATCATTGCCTTTGAGGGAGCACGGGTTGCTATCGCTGCACGCGACATAGATGCGCTTGAGCAGGTTGCTGCCGACATACAGGAACAAGGGGGCGAATGCAAAGCCTTCAAACTTGACTTGAGAAGAGTTGAATCGATCAGGGATTGTTTTTCCCGTATTGAAGAGGAAATGGGGCCAATCGATGTACTGGTAAACAATGCCGGAATGGGTAATCCAATTCCAGCTGAGGAAATTACTGAGGAAGACTGGGACTGGATGATGGATCTGAACCTGAAAGGAACCTTCTTCTGTTGCCAGGAAGCAGGAAAGAGAATGCTCTCCCGTAAAAAGGGACGTATTGTGAACATCTCCAGCCAGGCTTCTGTGGTGGCCATCCCCCATGAGGCTGTCTATTGTGCTTCAAAGGGTGGGCTGAATATGCTCACCAAGGTATTGGCTGCCGAGTGGTCCCCAAGCAATATTACGGTCAATGCAGTTGGCCCTACCTTCGTCTATACCCCTGGTACTGCTGAAAGGCTGGATGACCCAGCATTCCTTGAAGGGGTACTTGATAAGATTCCTCGTGGGAGGGTTGCCACCATTGATGATGTTGCTTCTGCAGTTCTTTATCTCGCAAGTGATCATGCAGACATGGTAACCGGTACCCTACTGCTGGTTGATGGTGGCTGGACCTCCCTCTAA
- a CDS encoding DUF4386 domain-containing protein, with protein sequence MKNAKSIRSWSLISGVSIFIMAIAAGFAYGMIFPSLYREADPMQTLQLIEANKGSFRAMNLLFMVILVTDLLVSYGFCVIMNPFGRHLASLVSLTRFIYSGILAVALYYLFGKQMDAFLRIWSFGLFLFGFHLLLLGSVLLQGRWPVKLLGVLLLIGGVGYSLIHGIETFTPQSYQAAMLLEDVLSIPMAAGELLLGFWLVLTRGRMFIQERTQQGGV encoded by the coding sequence ATGAAAAATGCCAAATCAATACGCTCATGGAGCTTAATCTCAGGTGTGTCCATCTTTATCATGGCGATTGCTGCTGGATTCGCCTATGGAATGATCTTCCCCTCTTTATATAGGGAGGCAGATCCAATGCAGACCCTTCAATTGATTGAAGCCAATAAGGGGTCTTTTCGTGCCATGAATCTCTTGTTCATGGTGATACTGGTAACCGATCTCTTGGTTTCCTACGGGTTCTGTGTAATCATGAATCCTTTTGGTAGGCATCTGGCTTCTCTGGTCAGCCTGACACGTTTTATTTACTCAGGTATCCTTGCAGTCGCCCTATATTACCTGTTTGGTAAGCAAATGGACGCATTCCTCCGGATCTGGTCTTTCGGTTTGTTCCTCTTTGGTTTTCATCTCCTGCTCCTAGGCAGTGTTTTGTTACAGGGCCGATGGCCTGTCAAACTGCTGGGAGTCCTGTTGTTGATAGGGGGAGTTGGCTATTCTCTCATTCATGGAATCGAGACATTCACCCCTCAGTCATATCAGGCAGCCATGCTTCTGGAAGACGTCCTTAGTATACCCATGGCAGCAGGTGAGTTGCTCCTGGGTTTTTGGTTGGTACTGACGCGAGGGAGAATGTTCATACAAGAGAGGACTCAGCAAGGCGGCGTTTGA
- a CDS encoding flavodoxin domain-containing protein, which yields MKTLIIYATRYGTTGTCAQLLSDALEGEVVLQNLAENPTVDLAGFETVVVGSPVYAGRVNKRVKRFCADHESTLLAKRLGLFTCDMEEGEGSIKQLDHCYAPALVSHALVRNSFGGQFLFSHMGWFTKKMIKMMSKSDEDVKRIQYDAIKEFADVLNS from the coding sequence ATGAAGACACTCATCATCTATGCAACTCGATATGGTACGACCGGGACCTGTGCACAGTTACTCAGTGATGCACTGGAAGGGGAGGTTGTATTACAAAACCTTGCAGAAAATCCCACGGTTGATCTTGCCGGGTTCGAGACTGTTGTTGTAGGAAGCCCTGTCTATGCAGGAAGGGTTAATAAGCGTGTTAAGCGTTTTTGTGCTGACCATGAGTCAACCTTGCTCGCTAAGCGTTTAGGACTCTTTACCTGCGATATGGAAGAGGGGGAAGGAAGTATCAAGCAATTGGATCATTGCTATGCTCCTGCCTTGGTTTCCCATGCATTGGTGAGAAACAGTTTTGGAGGGCAGTTCCTCTTCTCCCATATGGGATGGTTCACCAAAAAGATGATCAAGATGATGAGCAAGAGTGATGAGGATGTCAAACGAATCCAATATGACGCAATCAAGGAATTTGCCGACGTACTCAACAGCTAG
- a CDS encoding HAMP domain-containing sensor histidine kinase, translated as MRRTISLSKLNFLLVLLSLLVFTFLLSLMLFFGLDATQDAWYSQQTASLQRQIEERVLEVYRQEGTLSEGSLSVALEDLLQQPTYLIISDTGRNTLYSYHKTDRSVGRARGFQFGQLENQKILPITGEDGQTIAYYSMHLPTFSEVEANAMLVSAAKNVLIWALLISLLVAVLLAFLFFLPLKKRSRELTEGLSSMANRQRDVVLKQSMVSEFADISEAAKKLQENLLHEERLRRQWAADIAHDLRSPVTVLKGQLEGVADGVLKLDEHRIDLFLAETEKLTYMINDLSLLTHLESPGYEVHTEPVRVDAVLKNLLSRFEVQAKQRGMEFSYTATPLLLQADLNLFTRLLDNLISNAVRYGTAPSTITIHVIVDSAGNAVQLSIENEGVIEEAFLPRLFDRLSRAETSRSSEGSGLGLSIVKAIVEAHGWNIAVTSKKKTIFTLYFT; from the coding sequence ATGAGAAGAACCATCTCCCTGTCAAAGCTGAACTTCCTCCTTGTGCTTCTCAGCCTTCTGGTGTTCACCTTCTTGCTTTCCCTGATGCTCTTCTTCGGATTGGATGCAACCCAGGATGCCTGGTACTCACAGCAAACTGCTAGCCTGCAGAGACAAATTGAAGAACGGGTTCTGGAAGTATATAGGCAAGAAGGAACGCTCAGTGAAGGATCCCTCTCAGTTGCATTGGAAGATCTATTGCAGCAACCCACCTACCTGATCATCTCCGACACAGGGAGAAACACGCTCTACTCCTACCATAAAACTGATCGCAGTGTTGGCAGGGCAAGGGGATTCCAATTTGGACAATTGGAGAACCAGAAGATACTTCCCATCACCGGGGAGGATGGACAAACCATTGCCTATTATTCCATGCATCTGCCTACCTTCTCCGAGGTGGAAGCCAATGCAATGCTTGTCTCAGCTGCAAAGAATGTACTCATCTGGGCATTGCTTATTTCCTTGCTTGTAGCAGTACTACTTGCCTTTCTCTTTTTTCTTCCCCTCAAGAAGCGGAGTCGGGAACTCACGGAAGGCTTGTCCAGTATGGCCAATCGTCAGAGGGATGTTGTACTAAAACAAAGTATGGTGAGTGAATTTGCAGACATAAGTGAAGCAGCAAAAAAACTCCAGGAAAATCTATTGCATGAGGAGCGGCTTCGTCGTCAATGGGCAGCTGATATCGCCCATGATCTGAGGAGCCCTGTTACCGTACTCAAGGGACAGTTGGAAGGCGTTGCAGACGGAGTCCTGAAACTGGATGAGCATCGTATTGATCTCTTTTTGGCAGAAACAGAAAAGCTGACGTATATGATCAATGACCTCTCTCTCCTGACGCATCTGGAATCGCCGGGCTATGAAGTACATACTGAGCCAGTAAGGGTCGATGCAGTACTCAAGAATCTCCTATCTCGCTTTGAAGTGCAAGCAAAACAGCGAGGGATGGAATTCTCTTACACTGCCACACCCCTGTTATTGCAAGCCGATTTGAACCTGTTTACCAGACTCCTGGACAACTTGATTTCCAATGCAGTGCGATACGGCACAGCTCCTTCCACGATCACCATCCATGTTATCGTTGATTCGGCGGGAAATGCCGTGCAGCTGAGTATCGAAAACGAAGGAGTGATTGAAGAGGCATTCCTTCCTCGGCTCTTCGACAGGCTCAGTAGAGCCGAGACATCACGTTCCAGTGAAGGTAGTGGACTGGGGCTCTCCATAGTAAAAGCCATTGTTGAGGCTCATGGTTGGAATATTGCAGTGACCAGCAAGAAAAAAACCATATTTACCCTCTACTTTACCTAA
- a CDS encoding FAD-dependent oxidoreductase encodes MRIIDVLVIGGGASGLQAAITTKTTYPEKEVVLVRKEEQVLIPCGIPYIFGTLSDSSKDILPDKLLTSVGVEIVVDEMTEIKVKERQCVFASGETMQYAKLILALGSIPTKPAWLKGGDLERVFTIPKNKVYLDKMLDELKDLKEIIVIGAGFIGVEVSDELNKKGYHVTLLEIEKAILNRAFDDEFGALAQEHLEERGVKVITGKGASEIKGKDGKVSEVVLTSGEHIKADAVILSMGYAPNTAIAKAAGIELNEFDFIKTCEYMRVLPCTSDIVAVGDCAEKRDFVTRKLDRTMLASTACAEARTAGMNLYSLSPCKPFTGTIAIYSTAIGNHAFGTAGITEARAVAENFSVICGSFTGMDTHPGNLEHSHKQMVKLIVASDCGMILGAEVYGGTTIGELTNAIGFLIQNRVTVKQLLTMQIGTQPLLTGSPAGYPLIKAAEVVVKKMRC; translated from the coding sequence ATGAGAATTATTGATGTATTGGTTATTGGGGGCGGTGCCTCCGGGTTGCAGGCAGCGATCACCACGAAGACTACCTATCCAGAGAAAGAAGTGGTTTTGGTTCGCAAGGAAGAGCAAGTCCTGATACCTTGTGGAATTCCCTATATTTTTGGAACGCTCAGTGACAGTAGCAAGGATATCCTCCCAGACAAGTTGCTTACCTCTGTAGGGGTTGAGATTGTCGTGGATGAAATGACTGAGATCAAGGTCAAGGAAAGGCAATGCGTGTTTGCAAGTGGCGAGACGATGCAATATGCAAAGTTGATCCTTGCCCTGGGCAGTATCCCCACCAAGCCGGCTTGGCTCAAGGGTGGAGATCTGGAGCGAGTATTCACCATACCTAAAAACAAGGTGTACTTGGACAAGATGCTTGATGAACTCAAGGACCTTAAGGAGATCATCGTCATTGGTGCAGGTTTTATCGGTGTCGAGGTGTCTGACGAGCTGAACAAGAAAGGGTACCATGTCACCTTGTTGGAGATTGAGAAAGCAATCCTTAATCGTGCCTTTGACGATGAGTTTGGAGCACTTGCCCAGGAGCATCTGGAAGAGCGTGGTGTAAAGGTCATTACCGGCAAGGGTGCCAGTGAGATCAAGGGAAAAGATGGAAAGGTCAGTGAGGTAGTTCTCACCAGTGGTGAACATATCAAGGCTGATGCAGTAATCCTCTCGATGGGATATGCACCCAATACAGCAATTGCAAAAGCAGCAGGCATTGAACTCAATGAGTTTGACTTCATCAAGACCTGTGAATATATGCGTGTATTGCCCTGTACCAGTGATATCGTTGCGGTAGGGGACTGTGCAGAGAAACGCGATTTTGTTACCAGGAAACTTGACCGTACGATGCTAGCCTCCACGGCATGTGCAGAAGCCAGGACAGCAGGTATGAACCTCTATTCTCTGAGCCCCTGTAAACCATTCACAGGGACCATTGCCATTTACTCAACAGCAATAGGTAATCACGCTTTTGGTACTGCAGGTATCACTGAGGCTCGTGCCGTAGCTGAGAATTTCTCGGTCATCTGTGGCAGTTTTACCGGTATGGATACCCATCCCGGAAACCTCGAGCACTCTCACAAGCAGATGGTGAAACTTATTGTCGCCAGCGATTGCGGCATGATTCTTGGTGCAGAGGTGTATGGTGGCACTACTATTGGGGAATTGACCAATGCAATCGGTTTCCTTATTCAGAATCGTGTAACGGTCAAGCAACTCCTTACGATGCAAATCGGTACGCAACCTCTGTTGACTGGTTCTCCTGCAGGGTATCCTTTGATCAAGGCAGCCGAAGTGGTCGTAAAGAAGATGCGCTGTTAG
- a CDS encoding BrnA antitoxin family protein, which yields MSDRDEWSDREVEELKSRGIDFSDIPELTPDYLETLQRVVPRDYYKVVPVKKAISIKLDADVLEYFKAKGKGYQTRINKVLRQEMLRETAPSYGKEHVSSDAEKES from the coding sequence ATGTCAGATAGAGATGAATGGAGTGACAGAGAAGTTGAGGAATTAAAATCTCGTGGAATTGACTTTTCAGATATTCCGGAGCTTACTCCTGATTACCTGGAAACTCTGCAGCGAGTTGTGCCTAGGGATTATTATAAGGTGGTCCCTGTAAAGAAGGCCATCAGCATTAAACTGGATGCTGATGTGCTGGAGTATTTCAAGGCAAAAGGAAAAGGATATCAGACAAGGATAAACAAGGTTCTTCGACAGGAAATGCTCAGGGAGACTGCTCCTTCCTATGGCAAGGAGCATGTATCAAGTGATGCTGAAAAAGAATCCTGA
- a CDS encoding ribbon-helix-helix protein, CopG family, translated as MTESISVRLPKELVDRLNNLAEQTGRTKTYYIQEALEDKVCDLEMIYLAKKRDEDVRAGRSKTTTLEEVIAENGLSDQV; from the coding sequence ATGACAGAGAGCATATCAGTGCGCTTACCGAAAGAACTGGTAGACAGGCTTAACAACCTGGCAGAGCAAACAGGCAGAACAAAAACGTATTACATCCAGGAAGCGCTTGAAGATAAGGTTTGTGATCTTGAAATGATTTACCTAGCAAAAAAACGCGACGAAGATGTGAGAGCAGGTCGCAGCAAAACCACTACGCTTGAAGAAGTTATAGCAGAAAATGGCTTATCAGATCAGGTTTGA